From the Burkholderia sp. WP9 genome, the window GCGCCCTCATCGCGCAAACGGCTTACCGCCTCCGCGAGCCTCGCCGCGTTACGGCCGTTCAGAATGAGTTCAGCGCCCGCGCCGGCCAACCCTTTTGCGAGCGCGTAGCCGATGCCGGTACTCGACCCGGTGACCAGAGCACGCCGCCCCGTCAGATCAAACATGTTCAGATTGCTATTCAACTCAACTTCTCCTCGACTCTAATTCGTCCGATTCCCATCGTACATTAGCGGGTGCGTTCAGCCATTGCATCACCGCCTCCATGCTCCTCGCGCTGTCATGCAAAGCACAGAGATGCAGCACGCCGGTTTCACCCTCCGGTGACTCGAGGTTCTCGAACTGATCCGCGACCAATGTCGCGGGAAATTCATGATCGGACCGCTCCGCCACGCGCGCAATCGCCTCGGCCAGGGAAATGTCGAGAAACACGAATCGCAGTCCGGCGACACGCGCGCGCAGATGCTCGCGGTAACGGCGCTTCAACGCGGAACAGGACAGCACCGCCGCACCTTGAATCTCATCCAGTCGAGCAGCAAGGCGATCAAGCCACGGCTCGCGGTCGCTGTCGCACAAGGCGACACCGCGGCACATCTTGTCGCGGCTTTCCGCCGAATGATGCTCGTCTCCCTCGATGAAGACGCCCTCCAGCGCGACGGCCAGCTTGCGCGCGAGCGTCGACTTGCCTGAGCCCGACACGCCCATCACCACTATCTTATCTGTCACGTTGCACAATCCAGCTACGTTCTCACGGCAGACGATCGATCGGATCGCGCCAGTCATTCAACAGGCAACGGTGCGCCGATGAAAGCGCACCGCTGCCTCGCACGCCTTTCAGTGTCAGGACACCGGGGTGAACTTGAGCTGGTCGATCGGCGTGACCTTGTCAGTGCGGGTCAGGCCGTAGGGCGTCTTCGGCCCGAGCCACTTGTTGAAAATCGCGCTCATCTCGCCGCTCTGTTCCATCGACGCCAGCGCCTTGTTGACCGCGCCCAGCATGGCCGGCTCGTTCTGCCGCAAGCCTACCGCGATCGGCTCGATCAGCATCGGCTCCGCCGCGATCGACACCGCGCCGTCCGTGCCGTCCACCTGCTTCGCGATCTTCATGGCGGTCATCTGATTGGTCACGAAGCCCTTGACCTTGTTTTGCTCGAGTGCCAGAAATGCCGAACTGGTGTCGTGAAACGTCACCGCCTGGCCGTCCTTGATCGAAATCGGAATCGACTGCGCGGATGTCGAGCCGTCGGCGGCACTGATCTTCTGCCCCGTGAAATCGGCCAGCTTCTTGCTGGCGTCGGCCTTCTTCACGACCAGGACTTCCTTGGCGGAGTAGTACGAGTCGCTGAAGGCGATTTGCGTCGCGCGGGTCTTGGTATAGGCCAGGTTCGCCACCACGATGTCGACGCGCCCGAGCTTCAGTTGCGGAATACGCGCTTCCACCGCGAGCGGCTCCAGCTTCGCCTTCACGCCCAGTTGTTTCGCCACGGCATTGCACAGGTCTACGTCCATGCCTTCGAGCTGACGCGTCTGCATATTCGGATACGAGAACGGCTCGACATTCGAATACACGCCACAACTCAATTCGCCGCGACTCTTGATGTCGGCCAGTTGATCAGCATGAGCCGGGGCAACCGATGCGACCGCACCGCCTACCACCGCCATCCCCGCGAAAATTTTCTTTACCTGCATCGTGATGCTCCTGAAGTGTATGTATAAAGCAACTCATTGCTGATCAAAGGAACGCAATACGGACCGCGGTGGCAAACCGCTTGCCTCAATGCGTGCGAAGGTCGGACAGGAACCGCTGCGCGCGTGCGTGTTTCGGACGCAGGAAGAACTCTTCCGGCTCCGCTGTTTCGAGAATCTTCCCGGCGTCCATGAACCACACACGATCGGCGACTTCGCGTGCAAAGCCCATCTCATGCGTGACGCACATCATGGTCATGCCTTCCTGCGCGAGGCTCTTCATCACGTTCAATACTTCGCCGACCATCTCGGGGTCGAGCGCGCTGGTCGGTTCGTCGAACAGCATGGCCGGCGGATCCATCGCCAGTGCCCGCGCAATCGCGACACGTTGCTGCTGGCCACCGGACAATTGCGGCGGAAATGCCTTGGCCTTGTTCGACAGACCGACACGCGAGAGCAAATCCGCGGCCTTGCGTTCCGCCTCGGCACGCTTGAGGCCGTTCACACGCATTGGCGAGAGCGTGATGTTGTCCAGCACGGAGAGATGCGGAAACAGGTTGAACTGCTGAAACACGAAACCGACACGGCTGCGGTAAGCGTTCAATCCGAGCTTCTTGTCGTGGATATCCTGACCGTCGAAAAAGATCTGGCCGCGATTGATTTCCTCGAGCCGGTTGACGGTGCGAATCAACGTCGACTTACCCGATCCGGACGGGCCGCACACCACCACGACTTCACCTTTGCGAACTTCGGCGTCCACGTCCACGAGAGCGTGATATTCGCCGTACCATTTGTTGACGCTGGAAAACTTGATCATGCGAATTACCTCGAAGTGATTGAACGCCTAGTTCTCGGTGGGCAGCGGATCGGCGAGCGCGACCGTGTCGGCTTTCCGGGTCTTCGCCGCGACACCGGCGCGCTTGCGGGTCACGCGCCGCTCCAGATACTGCGCAAGCTGCGTGAGCGCATAACAGAGGGCGAAGTAGCTCAAGGCGAGAATCAGATAGACCGGAAACGGCTTGGTCAGCAACCGGTTGTTGATCTGATCCGCGGCGAAGGAGATTTCCTGCACGTTGATGATGTAGCCGAGCGACGTTTCCTTGATGGTCGAGACGAACTGCGTGACCATGCTCGGCACCACGTTGTAGAGCGCCTGCGGCAGGATGACCGCGCGCATGGTCTTCATGTAACTCATGCCGAGCGCGCGCGACGCTTCCGCCTGCCCTTTCGGCAACCCCTCGATGCCGGCACGGATGATCTCGCCGAGATACGCGGAGTCGTAGATCACCAGCGCGCACAGCATCGTGACGAAGCCGGTGACCGGATATCCGGTCAGCACCGGCACGAGAAAATACACCCAGAAGATCACCATCAGCAGCGGAATGCCGCGCACCATGTAGACGAGCCCGGTGGCCGGCGCCCGCAAGAAACGGTACGGGCTGATCCGCGCGAGAGCGACCAGAATCCCCAACGGGAAGGCAATGACCAGTGCGCACAGCGACAGCAGTATCGTCAGCACGATGCCGCCTAGCGGCCCGTGCGGATACTGCCCGATCAGCAGCAGCGTCCAGTTGTCGCGCAGGATGTCGAACATGTCACTTCACTCCCGGAATGCGGTAGTGCATCGCGATCCTCGCACCGCCCAGCATGATGACGAGGGACAAGCCGAGATACATCACCGTGGCGACGAAATACGATTCGAAAGACAGGAAGGTTTCGTTTTCGATTTGCCGGGTCACATACGTCAGTTCGGCCGCGCCGATCGCCATAGCGAGACTCGTGTTCTTGAACAGCAATACCGCGTGATTGACCATCGGCGGAATCGCATTGCGCAGCGCTTGCGGCAACACGACGAAACGCATGCCGTTGAGGAAGTTCAGACCCAACGCACGCGAGGCTTCATACTGACCGTAGGGAATCGCACGCAGTCCGCTGCGGATGTCCTCGGAGAGATAAGCCGCGCTGCACAGTCCGATCGCGATCACCGCGAAAATGAACTGCCCGTTGTAGTGGTTCAGCAGCGCCTGCAGCGACTCTGGCAAGATGTTCGAGATGCCGAAGTACCAGAACAGGATCTGGACCAGCATCGGCACATTGCGATGGTATGCAACGAACGTCGCGACAAAGGCGGTCGCGAGACGATTGTTGGTGAGGCGAATCAGCGTGAGAAGAATGCCCACCACCAGCGAGAGAGCCCACGCCAGTGCCGCCATCGCGAGTGTCAGCTCGATGCCGTGCAGGAACAGCGCCCCATAGTCGCCCTGCAGCACTGTCGCCAGATCAAAATGAAGTTTCATATTGCGCATCCCAATGATTCGGATCGAAGCGATGAACGCCGTCTGACTCGACCTGGCGCGCCATCGATATCCCTGCGGAGGTCGTGGTCGACTCCCGTGTTGAATTGATACTAGCTCGCAAAAAAAGGCCGTTGCAGAGGCCTTTCTTCTGGCGCAATAAGTTTCGGGAATGATGAATCGAGAGGGCCGACGGTTGCCGGACAGACGTGGTTCAGCATGGTGTTTGTCTCCTGTTCGCGACGCCTCTTGGGACGCCTCGTCGGTGGATGCGCGCCTCTTTGGGCGCGCACGATTGCTTGTGAAACAAAGGCCGGCGCGGCCTGCCGCGCCGGCCTTTGTTTAAACCGTTGCGCTCAGGCGCGCGAGCACCTGCGGATTGACGGGCGTCGGGGGCTGGCCGGCCGACGCGCCGAAACCCAGCGCGGCGAGCAAATTGTCTGCGCAAAGCGAGGCCATCGCGCGCCGCGTGCTGACGGACGCACTGCCGATATGCGGCGTCAGGACCACGTTCTTTTGCGCGAGCAGCGCCGGAGTCACCACCGGCTCGCCTTCGAACACGTCCAGACCGGCCGCCGCGATGCTACCTTCGTTGAGCGCCACTGCCAAGGCGGCATCGTCCACCACGCCGCCGCGGGCGATATTGGTCAGCGTGGCCGACGACTTCATCTGCTTGAGTTCCGCCGCGCCGATCGCATGGTGCGAGCTGGGTGAATACGGCACCACGACGATCAGATGATCGGACTCGCGCAGCAGCGTCTCCTTGTCGACGTAACGGGCCCGGCAACTCGCCTCGACCTCCGGCGCCAGTTGCGAACGGTTGTGATAGATCACCTGCATGTCGAAGCCGAACGCGCCGCGCCGCGCGATCGCCTGACCGATGCGGCCCATGCCGAGAATGCCGAGCGTCGCCCCATGCACGTCGCCGCCGACGAACATGTCGAAGCGCCCGGTCTTGGTCCATTCGCCCGCGCGCAGAAAGCGTTCGGACTCGGTAATGCGCCGCGCCGTGGCCATCATCAGCGCGAAGCCGAAGTCGGCGGTGGTATCGGTCAGCACGTCCGGTGTATTCGTGACCAGCACGCCGCGCGCGGTGCACGCCTCCACGTCGACGTTGTTGTAGCCGACGCCGATATTGCACACCGCCTTGAGTTGCGGGCAGGCGTCGAGCAAGGTCGCGTCGATCCGGTCGCTGCCGGCCGTCATCGCGCCCACCTTCCCTTGCAGCCGGGCGATCAGTTCCTGCTGCGTCCAGATCGTATCGTCCGGATTGTCGGTCACATCGAAATTCGCGCGCAGCCGATCGACAATGTCCGGAAATGAAGCACGGGTAACCAGTACCGATGCACGCATGGAAAACCTCCTTGTTGGATTCTGCTGATGTCTCTCGCGCTTTAGTCGCGCAAGCGTCGGAATGGGTTAGCCGAACGCGCCGACCTCATGGGTCACCGCGGTCGATATCTCGCGAATGCAATGGAATAGCCGCGACATGGGCGTAAAGATCTCGGCGTGTTCGCGCACGTAGGGTCCCGTCGCGCGCGGGCCGGCCGGCTCGGCGAAGTCGATCGCGACCGACTGGTCGGCCTGCTCGGGGAAAATCTCCGCCAGCAACGGCAGGACGGCCGGCAAGTCGAGGCCGATGATCGCGCTGTGCAGCCCGTGCGCCGTCACACTCGGGCGCGGCGCGAATTCGGGGATATGGGTGGCGTGCAGCCAGACGCGATGAATCAGTGCAAGGCGTAAAGCATGCAGCAGAGTCTCGCGATCGCTCATGCCGGCTCGATCCGGCCAGGCGGCGCGCAGCGCGAGATCGTCGGCTAGCGCGCGGCGGAACATTGCTCGTAACGCGGCGGATGCACCGAGGCGATCGAGCGTCGAGGCGACGGCGAGCAGCGCGCTGCGCTGGTCACCGTCGGTCGCATGGAGCGCGCGATCGAGCCACATGCCGGGGTCCAGCGTTGAAACGATCGCGCGAAGCACTTCAATGTCCGAATGCGCGAGCGCACAACGGGCGAAGTCGAGCGCCCGGCGAAAGCGCCTGCTGCGCGCGAGCATCTGCGCAAATGCCTCGGGCTGGCGAGCTGCGGCGACGCCCAATCCATGCAAGGTGTTCGCGCACCAGCCGAGCTGCTGCAAAATCGCGTTGTTCGGAATCGCCCGCAACTCGCGCGGATGCTGGATACGTGTGCGCGCCGCCGCGCCGTCGCTCTGCCGCGCGGCGGGTCGCGAACCCGTGCGGTCGAGCAGCGCCGGGCCGAACGCGCCGAGCATGGCCGTATAACCCGCGTCGTCGACAAGCTCGGTCATCGTGGCGCGAATCGAGCCGAAGAAATCGGCGGCAAAATCCGGATCGGCATAGATCGGATCGTCGACCGGACCGACCGGCGGGTGGAATGCATGCTCAGCCAACCGTGCGACAGTCGCGAGGGCCAGCTCCCGGGTGCCGAACAGCAGATAGCCGTCGCCGCCCTGAAACGCACTTTCCTCGCGCACCGGATGCCCCGCATCGTTGAGCGCATGGCGCGACGCCGTTGGAGACAGGTATTTGAGGCGGTCAGCGAGCGATCCCGGATGCGCGCCTCGCCCGATGCTCTCGCCGTGCGTATCGAAAAGCACCACTTCGACACCCTGCATGCCGTGCCGAGCCAACGTCTGCGCAATCTTCAGCCGCAGGCGTTCGATCAGAAAGCTGGCGGCGAGTTGACCGACGTAGCGTCCCGAGTCCGAGTAACCGAACTGCAGCGCAATGCGCCCCTGTTGCTGAACATAAGCGCGGTAGTGCGTACTGTTGAGCGCTTCGTCGAGCACGTGTGCGCCGTGTTCGAGCGCTTCCGCCGTTTCGAACAGCGGACTGATTTCAATGTGCCGCTCGATGCCGAACAGCTTCGCCAGCCACAAGGCGGTCAGCAGCGTGTAGCCGCTCTCCGTCTCGGCGATCAGAAAGCGCACGGGCGTCGACCCGTCGATATGCTTCACCAGTTGCGCGACGGTCATCATCATCCGCACCGCTGTCGCCTGTTCGACCAGCAACGCGCCGAAGTCGACCGGAACGGCTTCGACCTTGTCGAGCGCCACATTGATCGCGGCAAGCATGGCGCGGCGGCGCGAGGGTGCATCCACGGGATCGACGATGTTCAGCCGATGACG encodes:
- a CDS encoding phosphoenolpyruvate carboxylase; translation: MRSNLAELADRLLALVASTRARTSGDPLSNPVLTIAFDITRQIESGELDHDAIVALIRHLRDQAFSDRAVRLARYVGGVDSQANERALAEVARNVLRPADAHSRPDWEQFRTQVERTRYAAVFTGHRTFALPPEIGRHLAEHACGAARESFESHRPATVTLVDEFEQAAVAITHGRDALDRFNAALLAAARDAWPDRWAALIPRPMVLSTWVGYDTDGRADIGWWDTLRLRLRIKRLQLARLRMQVAEIASARQLSHRLDIALAALDRQIAACPSSQDPHHVSRFAHVLIGSRDEACVCTAPLLSLFEDAIAHSADSDRLALCVARAGLAAHGLALAHTHVRLNASQLHNAARHRLNIVDPVDAPSRRRAMLAAINVALDKVEAVPVDFGALLVEQATAVRMMMTVAQLVKHIDGSTPVRFLIAETESGYTLLTALWLAKLFGIERHIEISPLFETAEALEHGAHVLDEALNSTHYRAYVQQQGRIALQFGYSDSGRYVGQLAASFLIERLRLKIAQTLARHGMQGVEVVLFDTHGESIGRGAHPGSLADRLKYLSPTASRHALNDAGHPVREESAFQGGDGYLLFGTRELALATVARLAEHAFHPPVGPVDDPIYADPDFAADFFGSIRATMTELVDDAGYTAMLGAFGPALLDRTGSRPAARQSDGAAARTRIQHPRELRAIPNNAILQQLGWCANTLHGLGVAAARQPEAFAQMLARSRRFRRALDFARCALAHSDIEVLRAIVSTLDPGMWLDRALHATDGDQRSALLAVASTLDRLGASAALRAMFRRALADDLALRAAWPDRAGMSDRETLLHALRLALIHRVWLHATHIPEFAPRPSVTAHGLHSAIIGLDLPAVLPLLAEIFPEQADQSVAIDFAEPAGPRATGPYVREHAEIFTPMSRLFHCIREISTAVTHEVGAFG
- a CDS encoding amino acid ABC transporter permease, with the protein product MFDILRDNWTLLLIGQYPHGPLGGIVLTILLSLCALVIAFPLGILVALARISPYRFLRAPATGLVYMVRGIPLLMVIFWVYFLVPVLTGYPVTGFVTMLCALVIYDSAYLGEIIRAGIEGLPKGQAEASRALGMSYMKTMRAVILPQALYNVVPSMVTQFVSTIKETSLGYIINVQEISFAADQINNRLLTKPFPVYLILALSYFALCYALTQLAQYLERRVTRKRAGVAAKTRKADTVALADPLPTEN
- a CDS encoding D-glycerate dehydrogenase encodes the protein MRASVLVTRASFPDIVDRLRANFDVTDNPDDTIWTQQELIARLQGKVGAMTAGSDRIDATLLDACPQLKAVCNIGVGYNNVDVEACTARGVLVTNTPDVLTDTTADFGFALMMATARRITESERFLRAGEWTKTGRFDMFVGGDVHGATLGILGMGRIGQAIARRGAFGFDMQVIYHNRSQLAPEVEASCRARYVDKETLLRESDHLIVVVPYSPSSHHAIGAAELKQMKSSATLTNIARGGVVDDAALAVALNEGSIAAAGLDVFEGEPVVTPALLAQKNVVLTPHIGSASVSTRRAMASLCADNLLAALGFGASAGQPPTPVNPQVLARLSATV
- a CDS encoding amino acid ABC transporter ATP-binding protein, giving the protein MIKFSSVNKWYGEYHALVDVDAEVRKGEVVVVCGPSGSGKSTLIRTVNRLEEINRGQIFFDGQDIHDKKLGLNAYRSRVGFVFQQFNLFPHLSVLDNITLSPMRVNGLKRAEAERKAADLLSRVGLSNKAKAFPPQLSGGQQQRVAIARALAMDPPAMLFDEPTSALDPEMVGEVLNVMKSLAQEGMTMMCVTHEMGFAREVADRVWFMDAGKILETAEPEEFFLRPKHARAQRFLSDLRTH
- a CDS encoding amino acid ABC transporter permease, whose amino-acid sequence is MKLHFDLATVLQGDYGALFLHGIELTLAMAALAWALSLVVGILLTLIRLTNNRLATAFVATFVAYHRNVPMLVQILFWYFGISNILPESLQALLNHYNGQFIFAVIAIGLCSAAYLSEDIRSGLRAIPYGQYEASRALGLNFLNGMRFVVLPQALRNAIPPMVNHAVLLFKNTSLAMAIGAAELTYVTRQIENETFLSFESYFVATVMYLGLSLVIMLGGARIAMHYRIPGVK
- a CDS encoding transporter substrate-binding domain-containing protein — encoded protein: MQVKKIFAGMAVVGGAVASVAPAHADQLADIKSRGELSCGVYSNVEPFSYPNMQTRQLEGMDVDLCNAVAKQLGVKAKLEPLAVEARIPQLKLGRVDIVVANLAYTKTRATQIAFSDSYYSAKEVLVVKKADASKKLADFTGQKISAADGSTSAQSIPISIKDGQAVTFHDTSSAFLALEQNKVKGFVTNQMTAMKIAKQVDGTDGAVSIAAEPMLIEPIAVGLRQNEPAMLGAVNKALASMEQSGEMSAIFNKWLGPKTPYGLTRTDKVTPIDQLKFTPVS
- a CDS encoding gluconokinase, GntK/IdnK-type; the protein is MTGAIRSIVCRENVAGLCNVTDKIVVMGVSGSGKSTLARKLAVALEGVFIEGDEHHSAESRDKMCRGVALCDSDREPWLDRLAARLDEIQGAAVLSCSALKRRYREHLRARVAGLRFVFLDISLAEAIARVAERSDHEFPATLVADQFENLESPEGETGVLHLCALHDSARSMEAVMQWLNAPANVRWESDELESRRS